In Calypte anna isolate BGI_N300 chromosome 28, bCalAnn1_v1.p, whole genome shotgun sequence, a single window of DNA contains:
- the LOC103532622 gene encoding AN1-type zinc finger protein 5 isoform X1, whose amino-acid sequence MAQETNQTQVPLLCTTGCGFYGSPRTNGMCSVCYKEFLQRQQSSDRISPPASSGPNSSPLASDSITGQHADGDSTPEDPKASLFVANSPSAQTPVTHQMTAMSISREENSSETEELPKTEEASSASSSSGTLLEISQNTAEGKAASEKPKPKKNRCFTCRKKIGLTGFDCRCGNLFCALHRYSDMHGCPYDYKAEAAEKIRKENPIVIAEKIQKL is encoded by the exons ATGGCTCAGGAGACCAACCAGACCCAGGTGCCTCTGCTGTGTACCACGGGCTGTGGGTTTTATGGCAGCCCCCGCACCAACGGGATGTGCTCAGTTTGCTACAAGGAGttcctgcagaggcagcagagcagtgaccGGATAAGCCCCCCAG CATCCAGTGGTCCCAACAGCAGCCCCCTGGCTTCAGATTCCATCACAGGGCAGCATGCAGATGGAGACTCCACTCCTGAGGATCCAAAAGCCAG tttgtttgttgcaAATTCTCCCAGTGCTCAGACTCCTGTGACCCATCAGATGACGGCCATGAGCATatccagagaagaaaacagcagtgagACTGAGGAGCTCCCCAAGACAGAAGAAGCCTCATCAGCATCTTCCTCATCAG GTACCCTGCTGGAAATATCCCAGAATACAGCTGAAGGGAAGGCAGCctcagaaaaacccaaaccgaAGAAGAATCGCTGCTTCACCTGCCGGAAGAAGATTGGGCTGACTG GCTTCGACTGCCGCTGTGGGAACCTGTTCTGTGCCCTGCACCGGTACTCGGACATGCACGGCTGTCCCTACGACTACAAGGCAGAAGCGGCTGAGAAGATCCGTAAGGAGAACCCCATCGTTATTGCTGAGAAGATACAGAAGTTGTGA
- the LOC103532622 gene encoding AN1-type zinc finger protein 5 isoform X2, protein MAQETNQTQVPLLCTTGCGFYGSPRTNGMCSVCYKEFLQRQQSSDRISPPASSGPNSSPLASDSITGQHADGDSTPEDPKASAQTPVTHQMTAMSISREENSSETEELPKTEEASSASSSSGTLLEISQNTAEGKAASEKPKPKKNRCFTCRKKIGLTGFDCRCGNLFCALHRYSDMHGCPYDYKAEAAEKIRKENPIVIAEKIQKL, encoded by the exons ATGGCTCAGGAGACCAACCAGACCCAGGTGCCTCTGCTGTGTACCACGGGCTGTGGGTTTTATGGCAGCCCCCGCACCAACGGGATGTGCTCAGTTTGCTACAAGGAGttcctgcagaggcagcagagcagtgaccGGATAAGCCCCCCAG CATCCAGTGGTCCCAACAGCAGCCCCCTGGCTTCAGATTCCATCACAGGGCAGCATGCAGATGGAGACTCCACTCCTGAGGATCCAAAAGCCAG TGCTCAGACTCCTGTGACCCATCAGATGACGGCCATGAGCATatccagagaagaaaacagcagtgagACTGAGGAGCTCCCCAAGACAGAAGAAGCCTCATCAGCATCTTCCTCATCAG GTACCCTGCTGGAAATATCCCAGAATACAGCTGAAGGGAAGGCAGCctcagaaaaacccaaaccgaAGAAGAATCGCTGCTTCACCTGCCGGAAGAAGATTGGGCTGACTG GCTTCGACTGCCGCTGTGGGAACCTGTTCTGTGCCCTGCACCGGTACTCGGACATGCACGGCTGTCCCTACGACTACAAGGCAGAAGCGGCTGAGAAGATCCGTAAGGAGAACCCCATCGTTATTGCTGAGAAGATACAGAAGTTGTGA